From a single Thermodesulfovibrionia bacterium genomic region:
- a CDS encoding DUF177 domain-containing protein, which translates to MKILVYDIPSEGLEKEFDIPISLEDGGIEKTAHVTMSVMKYGDSVHIEGHAGMTATLSCSRCLEEFPYSMDVDFSDEYVPDTEIARASEHELGSDELNIGYYSNDEIDVKELIKEQMLLQVPIKQLCRPDCRGICSKCGIDLNTGSCACKEEEIDPRLAKLSELKNRLKK; encoded by the coding sequence ATGAAGATCCTTGTATATGATATCCCTTCCGAAGGGTTGGAAAAAGAGTTTGATATTCCGATCTCTCTTGAGGATGGCGGAATAGAGAAGACAGCTCATGTAACTATGAGTGTAATGAAGTATGGGGACAGTGTCCATATCGAAGGACATGCCGGCATGACGGCTACGCTGTCCTGCAGCCGCTGCCTGGAAGAATTTCCATATTCCATGGATGTTGATTTTTCGGATGAGTATGTCCCTGATACCGAGATCGCCCGGGCAAGCGAGCATGAGCTCGGCAGCGATGAACTGAATATCGGGTATTACAGCAATGATGAAATAGATGTTAAGGAACTTATCAAGGAGCAGATGCTCCTGCAGGTTCCCATAAAGCAGTTATGCAGGCCTGACTGCAGGGGGATATGTTCCAAATGCGGCATAGACCTCAATACCGGGTCATGCGCATGCAAAGAAGAGGAAATCGATCCGAGATTAGCCAAGCTCAGCGAGCTGAAGAATAGATTAAAAAAATGA
- a CDS encoding beta-ketoacyl-ACP synthase III produces MRSRITGTGSYLPEKVLTNFQLEKMVDTSDDWITERTGIKERRVVSKDEVTSDLCLKASKIALKSAGLKPSDIDMIIVTTMSGDMPMPSTASILQGKLGAKNAAAFDINAACSGFLYGLSVADSFIRSKTSKKLLLVSAEVNSKFLDWEDRSTCVIFADGAGAVVMEPTTGKHGILSTRLFSNGELWDLITIPGGGSQHPPTEASVKKKMHFIQMKGNETFRVAVKTLEQLVVDTLKADKIKASQLSLLIPHQANIRIIQATAKRLGLSMDKVFVNLEKYGNTSSASIPIALDEALRSNRIKEGDYIMLEAFGSGLTWASSLIRW; encoded by the coding sequence CTGCGGAGTAGAATCACCGGAACCGGTTCATACCTGCCTGAAAAAGTTCTCACCAACTTTCAGCTTGAAAAGATGGTTGACACGTCTGACGACTGGATCACCGAGCGGACAGGCATCAAAGAGCGGCGTGTCGTAAGCAAGGATGAGGTCACCTCAGATCTTTGCCTCAAGGCTTCAAAGATAGCACTCAAGAGTGCGGGGCTGAAGCCTTCTGATATCGACATGATAATAGTCACGACGATGAGCGGTGATATGCCGATGCCCTCTACCGCCTCAATCCTTCAGGGAAAACTCGGAGCGAAGAACGCGGCTGCCTTTGATATTAATGCCGCATGCAGCGGTTTTCTCTACGGGCTTTCAGTTGCAGACAGCTTTATAAGGAGCAAGACATCCAAAAAACTCCTCCTTGTCAGCGCTGAGGTCAATTCTAAGTTTCTCGACTGGGAGGACAGGTCGACGTGCGTTATATTTGCAGACGGAGCCGGAGCCGTTGTGATGGAGCCGACTACGGGCAAGCACGGCATATTATCAACCCGCCTTTTCTCTAACGGCGAATTATGGGACCTGATAACGATTCCGGGCGGAGGCTCACAGCATCCTCCCACAGAAGCGAGCGTGAAGAAGAAGATGCACTTTATACAGATGAAGGGCAATGAGACATTCAGGGTCGCGGTCAAGACGCTGGAGCAGCTGGTCGTTGATACACTTAAGGCTGATAAGATAAAAGCCTCGCAGCTTTCACTTCTTATACCGCATCAGGCAAACATAAGGATCATACAGGCTACTGCCAAGAGGCTCGGCCTCTCCATGGATAAGGTGTTTGTCAATCTTGAAAAATACGGAAATACCTCAAGCGCCTCCATCCCCATAGCCCTTGATGAAGCGCTCAGGAGCAACAGGATAAAAGAGGGCGACTATATAATGCTTGAGGCATTCGGCAGCGGGCTCACCTGGGCATCATCATTGATCAGGTGGTAG
- a CDS encoding acyl-CoA dehydrogenase family protein, whose translation MNYFLNEEQEMIRDLTRRIAEEKIVPVRSELDEKEEFPWEIMKVLAQSDLFGLFIPEEYGGLGMGSLELAIAIEELSRACLGVATSYSANALGFLPIILSGSDEQKKQFLPAIAAGKRLVAFALTEANAGSDAAGVQTTAVKEGNEYVLNGTKQWITNGGEAEINTVVAMTNKSKGTRGASMFIVEHGTKGFTYGKKENKLGIRASSTRELVFDNCRIPAENIIGKEGMGFIIAMKTLDIARNGVGAQGVGVAQGALDAALAFAVERRQFGQAISSFQAIQHMLANMATEIEAARALVYSVARHIDGGEKDISKVSAMAKLFASDVAMRVTVDAVQIMGGSGYMKEYPVEKMMRDAKILQIYEGTNQIQRNVIGQALVKETNKKK comes from the coding sequence ATGAATTATTTTTTAAATGAAGAACAGGAGATGATCAGGGACCTCACTCGCCGTATCGCCGAGGAGAAGATAGTTCCTGTCAGGTCGGAGCTGGATGAGAAGGAAGAGTTCCCCTGGGAGATAATGAAGGTGCTTGCGCAGTCAGACCTCTTCGGGCTTTTCATTCCTGAGGAATACGGAGGGCTCGGCATGGGATCGCTTGAGCTTGCAATAGCCATAGAGGAACTCAGCAGGGCGTGCCTCGGTGTGGCAACGTCATATTCAGCAAACGCGCTTGGTTTTCTGCCGATAATCCTTAGCGGTTCTGATGAGCAGAAGAAGCAGTTCCTTCCTGCTATAGCAGCAGGCAAGAGGCTGGTGGCTTTTGCTCTTACCGAGGCAAACGCAGGCAGCGATGCTGCAGGGGTTCAGACGACCGCGGTCAAAGAAGGTAATGAATATGTGCTTAACGGCACGAAGCAGTGGATCACCAACGGCGGAGAGGCTGAGATAAATACTGTTGTCGCGATGACAAACAAGAGCAAGGGCACTCGCGGTGCATCCATGTTCATTGTTGAACACGGGACAAAGGGTTTCACTTACGGCAAGAAAGAAAACAAACTCGGTATAAGGGCTTCATCCACAAGGGAGCTTGTCTTTGACAACTGCCGTATACCGGCGGAGAACATTATAGGAAAAGAGGGCATGGGCTTTATAATTGCCATGAAGACCCTTGACATCGCAAGGAACGGGGTCGGTGCTCAGGGCGTAGGTGTTGCGCAGGGAGCGCTTGACGCAGCTCTTGCATTTGCAGTTGAGAGGAGACAGTTCGGCCAGGCGATAAGCAGCTTCCAGGCGATCCAGCACATGCTCGCGAATATGGCGACAGAGATAGAGGCTGCAAGGGCGCTCGTCTATTCAGTGGCAAGGCATATTGACGGCGGGGAAAAGGATATAAGCAAGGTCTCTGCAATGGCAAAGCTCTTTGCAAGCGATGTTGCTATGAGGGTGACTGTTGACGCCGTTCAGATCATGGGTGGTTCCGGATATATGAAAGAGTATCCTGTTGAGAAGATGATGCGCGACGCAAAGATACTCCAGATCTATGAAGGCACGAATCAGATACAGCGCAATGTCATCGGACAGGCGCTGGTGAAAGAGACTAACAAGAAGAAGTAG
- the nadC gene encoding carboxylating nicotinate-nucleotide diphosphorylase, which yields MASSIKKSSAYIDAAIRNALNEDIGSGDVTTSSVIPKGHKTKAVFVAKQDCIISGLPFAKRTFELLDPGVKFSVIRKEGSRLKKGTAFASVSGDTSSILMAERVALNLLQRMSGIATLTGKYVNAVKRHKARIVDTRKTAPGLRLFDKYAVKTGGGHNHRFGLFDAVLIKDNHIDAAGGVCRAVELAKRNAGKSLIIEVETRNITEVRAALSAGADIIMLDNMPLHNIKKAVDIIRSIMPKTIIEASGGINLDNVNSVAAAGVDLISVGAITHSAQASDISMKVLPR from the coding sequence ATGGCTAGCAGTATAAAAAAGAGTTCAGCTTATATTGACGCGGCCATCAGGAATGCGCTTAACGAGGATATCGGCTCGGGTGATGTGACAACATCTTCTGTTATACCTAAGGGTCATAAAACAAAGGCTGTTTTTGTAGCCAAGCAAGACTGTATTATTTCAGGGCTGCCTTTTGCAAAAAGGACGTTTGAACTTTTAGATCCTGGTGTGAAGTTCAGCGTGATTAGAAAAGAAGGGAGCAGGCTGAAAAAGGGAACAGCATTTGCCAGTGTAAGCGGAGACACGTCGAGCATACTCATGGCTGAGCGTGTAGCTCTGAACCTTCTACAGCGTATGTCAGGCATAGCCACACTCACAGGCAAATATGTCAATGCTGTGAAACGGCACAAGGCAAGAATAGTCGACACCAGAAAGACAGCGCCGGGGCTGAGGTTATTTGATAAGTATGCCGTAAAAACAGGCGGGGGTCATAATCACCGATTCGGCCTCTTTGATGCTGTTCTTATAAAGGACAATCATATTGATGCAGCCGGGGGAGTGTGCAGGGCGGTTGAACTTGCGAAACGGAATGCCGGTAAGTCACTAATAATAGAGGTTGAAACAAGGAATATCACTGAAGTCAGGGCGGCATTATCTGCCGGCGCGGATATCATAATGCTTGATAATATGCCGCTCCATAATATTAAAAAAGCTGTAGATATTATCCGTTCTATAATGCCGAAAACCATCATTGAAGCATCCGGCGGCATCAATTTAGATAATGTAAATTCAGTGGCGGCAGCCGGTGTGGACCTCATATCAGTAGGGGCTATTACCCATTCCGCGCAAGCCTCTGACATAAGTATGAAGGTACTGCCTCGTTGA
- the rpmF gene encoding 50S ribosomal protein L32: MPNPTSRHSKARRDKRRANWKLTLSSIALCPECQEPTLPHRVCQSCGKYRGKKIIEVVEKELA; encoded by the coding sequence ATGCCAAATCCAACATCCAGACACAGTAAAGCCAGAAGAGACAAAAGACGCGCTAACTGGAAGCTGACACTTTCCAGTATCGCTCTCTGTCCTGAGTGCCAGGAGCCTACTCTCCCTCACAGGGTCTGTCAGAGCTGCGGTAAGTACAGGGGCAAGAAAATAATTGAAGTTGTTGAAAAAGAACTTGCATGA
- the plsX gene encoding phosphate acyltransferase PlsX — translation MRISLDAMGGDHAPATTVQGAVEAVRECKDLTVILVGDEVELGREIAKRKFSSERIIIKHASQVVGMGEPPMTAVRRKKDSSISVALELVKTGEADAMVSAGNSGVVMATALFKLGKIPGVDRPAIATIMPALKGNFFLLIDAGANVDCDPMNLYQFAIMGEAYMRKVFHIENPKVGLLGIGEEDAKGNELTKEAFKLLKNSNFNFIGNVEGKEIYKGEAHVVVCDGFVGNIALKISEGLAEAISKMLQHEISISLSGRIGYLFMKGVFAKFRKKTHYAEYGGAPLLGLNKPCIISHGRSSAKAIKNAIIVAAEYYNTGVSDLISQEFSSSISREEKLASAE, via the coding sequence ATGAGGATATCCCTTGACGCAATGGGCGGAGACCACGCCCCTGCTACAACGGTTCAGGGAGCAGTAGAGGCGGTCAGAGAGTGTAAAGACCTCACAGTAATCCTTGTCGGCGACGAAGTTGAACTGGGCAGAGAGATTGCGAAGAGAAAATTCAGTTCCGAACGGATAATCATAAAGCATGCCTCACAGGTAGTCGGAATGGGCGAGCCCCCGATGACTGCTGTCAGGCGCAAGAAGGATTCATCCATAAGCGTAGCGTTAGAGCTTGTGAAAACAGGCGAGGCCGATGCCATGGTAAGCGCGGGGAATTCCGGCGTTGTCATGGCTACAGCGCTTTTTAAGCTGGGCAAGATCCCCGGAGTTGACAGGCCTGCCATTGCAACCATTATGCCTGCGTTAAAGGGAAATTTCTTTCTGCTTATCGATGCGGGCGCAAATGTCGACTGCGACCCTATGAATTTATACCAGTTTGCGATCATGGGCGAGGCTTATATGAGGAAGGTCTTTCATATAGAGAACCCGAAGGTCGGGCTGCTTGGTATCGGCGAAGAGGATGCAAAGGGGAATGAGCTTACCAAAGAGGCTTTCAAGCTCCTTAAGAATTCTAACTTCAATTTCATCGGCAATGTTGAGGGCAAGGAGATATATAAGGGCGAGGCCCATGTTGTGGTTTGCGACGGCTTTGTCGGCAACATAGCCCTAAAGATAAGTGAAGGGCTGGCAGAGGCGATATCCAAGATGCTCCAGCACGAGATATCGATCAGCCTGTCAGGCAGGATAGGCTACCTCTTTATGAAGGGTGTATTTGCCAAATTCAGAAAGAAGACCCACTATGCCGAATACGGCGGCGCACCGCTTTTAGGTCTGAACAAACCCTGCATCATCAGCCACGGCCGTTCAAGCGCAAAGGCGATCAAGAACGCGATAATAGTAGCTGCTGAATATTATAACACCGGAGTATCTGATCTCATATCACAAGAATTCAGTTCCAGTATCTCCAGGGAGGAGAAGCTTGCCTCTGCGGAGTAG
- a CDS encoding valine--tRNA ligase produces MIDKRYNPEDVEKKWYKEWLEKGYFKAESKSDKPSYCIVIPPPNVTGSLHMGHALDITLQDIMIRWKRMSGFNTLWLPGTDHAGIATQNVVEKDLVKHGTNRHALGREKFIEKVWEWKKLHGDRIISQLKSMGASCDWSRERFTLDAGLSKAVREVFIRLYEEGLIYRGEYLINWCPRCHTALSDLEVEHEDRQGKLYYIKYNLAGEEGHLVVATTRPETFLGDTAVAVNPDDARYMHLIGKKIRLPLINREIIVIADEFVDSSFGTGAVKVTPAHDPNDFDMGQRHGLQFINILNGDGTMSEAAGRYKGQDRFECRKNVLKDLEDAGHLEMVKDHDHAIGHCYRCRTVVEPFLSKQWFVKIKPLAEEAIKSVKEGSVKIIPSGWENSYFDWMENIKDWCISRQIWWGHRIPVWYCGACGEVIVSAETPTQCKCGSMELKQDEDVLDTWFSSALWPFSTLGWPDDTDDLKTFYPTDVLITGFDILFFWVARMIMMGEKFMGKEPFRHTYIHALIRDEEGKKMSKSKGNVVDPLELTGEFGTDAVRFTLAAYAAQGRDIKFSKKKVEGYRHFINKIWNVSRFISMNITDDTVILPVKELKNLSLPSRWILSRVSAVSEDVNKSLEEYRFNDSAGILYQFMWHELCDWYVEMIKPELYSDDTASKNSAVSVLVHTFEATLRLMHPLMPFLTEELWQDCTVKDKAESICISRYPTASDGIPDPEAERKMKVIMDVVTGIRNIRGELNLSPGLQLTAMIRTMEGAKAVIDENITYITKLAKADIETGDDIVSPEGAATSIRPSMEIYVPLKGLFDIDAELSRLSKEMSKVQETFAFIDKKLSNEGFVSKAPEAVVEENKAKHSELKDKIDSIKENIDKLKEWKKSDG; encoded by the coding sequence ATGATAGATAAAAGATATAATCCTGAAGATGTTGAGAAGAAGTGGTATAAGGAATGGCTTGAGAAGGGCTACTTCAAGGCTGAGTCGAAGAGTGACAAGCCTTCTTACTGCATAGTCATACCTCCGCCGAATGTAACAGGCTCTCTCCACATGGGCCATGCGCTTGATATAACGCTTCAGGACATAATGATAAGGTGGAAGCGTATGTCAGGCTTCAACACCCTCTGGCTGCCGGGCACTGACCACGCGGGCATCGCCACACAGAATGTCGTTGAGAAGGACCTTGTGAAGCACGGCACAAACAGGCATGCGCTTGGCCGCGAGAAGTTCATTGAGAAGGTCTGGGAGTGGAAGAAGCTTCACGGCGACAGGATAATCAGCCAGCTCAAGAGCATGGGCGCGTCATGCGACTGGAGCAGGGAGAGGTTCACTCTTGACGCAGGTTTATCAAAAGCGGTCAGAGAGGTCTTTATAAGGCTCTATGAAGAGGGGCTTATCTACAGAGGCGAGTATCTTATCAACTGGTGCCCGAGATGCCATACCGCTCTCTCTGACCTTGAGGTCGAGCATGAGGACAGGCAGGGGAAGCTCTATTATATAAAATATAACCTTGCCGGTGAAGAAGGGCATCTCGTTGTTGCTACTACAAGGCCTGAGACATTTCTCGGCGATACCGCCGTAGCTGTTAATCCTGATGATGCACGGTACATGCATCTTATCGGCAAAAAAATAAGGCTTCCGCTTATAAACAGAGAGATAATTGTCATAGCGGATGAATTTGTTGATTCATCATTCGGCACCGGCGCTGTAAAGGTGACTCCTGCGCACGACCCGAATGACTTTGATATGGGACAGAGGCATGGCCTGCAGTTCATTAATATCCTGAACGGCGACGGCACAATGTCTGAAGCAGCAGGTCGTTACAAGGGGCAGGACAGGTTTGAGTGCAGGAAGAATGTTCTCAAAGACCTTGAAGACGCAGGCCATCTTGAGATGGTCAAGGATCACGACCATGCGATAGGCCACTGCTACAGGTGCAGGACGGTTGTTGAACCGTTTCTCTCAAAGCAGTGGTTTGTCAAGATCAAGCCTCTTGCGGAAGAAGCGATAAAATCTGTTAAGGAAGGCAGCGTAAAGATAATCCCTTCCGGCTGGGAGAACAGTTACTTTGACTGGATGGAGAATATAAAGGACTGGTGCATATCAAGGCAGATATGGTGGGGACACCGTATCCCTGTCTGGTACTGCGGGGCATGCGGTGAGGTCATCGTATCGGCTGAGACCCCAACGCAGTGCAAGTGCGGAAGCATGGAATTAAAGCAGGATGAGGATGTGCTTGATACATGGTTCTCATCAGCGCTCTGGCCTTTCTCAACACTCGGCTGGCCTGACGATACTGATGACCTTAAGACCTTCTATCCCACAGATGTTCTGATAACAGGTTTTGACATACTCTTCTTCTGGGTAGCGCGCATGATCATGATGGGCGAGAAGTTCATGGGCAAGGAACCCTTCAGGCACACATATATCCACGCGCTTATCAGGGATGAAGAAGGCAAGAAGATGAGCAAGTCTAAAGGCAATGTTGTTGACCCTCTTGAACTGACAGGCGAGTTCGGCACGGATGCGGTTCGCTTCACGCTTGCCGCTTATGCCGCGCAGGGCAGGGATATAAAGTTCTCAAAGAAGAAGGTCGAAGGGTACAGGCACTTCATTAATAAGATATGGAATGTTTCAAGATTCATATCTATGAATATTACTGACGACACCGTCATATTGCCTGTTAAAGAACTTAAGAACCTCAGCCTACCGAGCAGGTGGATATTGAGCCGCGTCTCTGCTGTAAGCGAAGATGTTAATAAATCACTTGAAGAGTACAGGTTCAATGATTCTGCCGGCATACTCTACCAGTTCATGTGGCATGAACTCTGCGACTGGTATGTTGAGATGATAAAGCCTGAACTTTACAGTGATGATACTGCGTCGAAGAACTCAGCGGTCAGTGTTCTTGTTCACACCTTTGAGGCAACTCTCAGGCTTATGCACCCGCTCATGCCTTTTCTCACTGAGGAACTCTGGCAGGACTGTACTGTTAAGGACAAAGCAGAGAGCATCTGCATCAGCAGATACCCGACAGCCAGTGACGGCATCCCTGACCCTGAGGCTGAAAGAAAGATGAAGGTGATAATGGATGTTGTCACAGGCATAAGGAATATCAGAGGCGAACTCAACCTCTCACCCGGCCTTCAGCTGACAGCCATGATAAGAACTATGGAAGGTGCAAAGGCTGTCATAGATGAGAACATAACTTACATAACAAAACTTGCAAAGGCTGATATCGAGACAGGTGATGATATCGTATCGCCTGAAGGCGCGGCAACTTCAATAAGGCCGTCTATGGAGATATATGTTCCTCTTAAGGGCTTGTTTGATATTGATGCAGAGTTAAGCAGATTGAGCAAGGAGATGTCCAAGGTTCAGGAGACATTTGCCTTTATTGACAAGAAGCTTTCCAATGAGGGATTTGTCAGCAAAGCGCCTGAGGCAGTTGTTGAGGAGAACAAGGCTAAGCACTCTGAACTAAAGGATAAAATAGATTCCATTAAAGAGAACATCGATAAACTTAAAGAGTGGAAGAAGTCTGATGGCTAG